The proteins below are encoded in one region of Methanosarcina barkeri 3:
- the grpE gene encoding nucleotide exchange factor GrpE — MKIFNKEENKDSKEDTRAEAENSEAQNSGSSAEEVNKVRENPEKASASSEVENGHEARCQEEKQVLMDNYYRLAADFDNFRKRTARQMEENRKAVLEQVLLDFLEVTDNFDRAIKSAKTAEDMSSIVSGIEQLSRQFFSILEKYGLEKIESEKDSEFDPHRHEAVQHIETSEVPDNTIVEVYKTGYALNSKVIRPAMVSVARNLDEAEK; from the coding sequence ATGAAAATATTCAATAAAGAAGAAAATAAGGATTCTAAAGAAGACACCCGGGCTGAGGCTGAAAATTCTGAAGCCCAAAATTCCGGTTCTTCGGCGGAAGAGGTTAATAAAGTACGGGAAAACCCCGAAAAGGCTTCTGCCAGTTCGGAAGTTGAGAACGGTCATGAAGCCAGATGCCAGGAGGAAAAACAGGTTCTCATGGATAATTATTACCGGCTTGCAGCAGACTTTGACAATTTCAGAAAACGGACCGCCCGCCAGATGGAGGAAAATCGGAAAGCTGTGCTTGAGCAGGTACTTCTTGATTTCCTTGAAGTAACGGACAATTTCGATCGTGCCATTAAGTCTGCAAAGACCGCAGAGGACATGAGCTCGATTGTCAGCGGAATAGAGCAGCTTTCAAGGCAGTTTTTCTCAATCCTCGAAAAATACGGGCTTGAGAAGATCGAAAGTGAAAAAGACAGTGAGTTTGACCCTCACAGGCATGAAGCAGTTCAACATATCGAGACCTCTGAAGTCCCGGATAACACTATAGTAGAAGTTTATAAAACCGGATATGCTCTTAACTCTAAAGTTATCAGGCCTGCTATGGTCTCAGTGGCCAGAAATCTTGATGAAGCCGAGAAATAA
- a CDS encoding heat-shock protein → MPGNINSINPNSQSIFENPFVKTLAIAVFMGIFMVDMSLGLFEIFSTKESPLPLALVLLIFAVMFIAGMVFYEKHGLDTISSLVGGALAGFGFSFMFVSLIGGVQFALGGGISAIGWDQVISAVAASMIASVVMLKTLFYKLQNHSY, encoded by the coding sequence GTGCCTGGTAATATTAATAGCATAAACCCTAATTCTCAGTCGATCTTTGAAAACCCTTTTGTCAAAACCCTTGCCATTGCGGTTTTCATGGGTATATTCATGGTTGATATGAGTCTTGGGCTCTTTGAGATCTTTTCCACAAAAGAAAGTCCATTGCCCTTAGCACTCGTACTTTTGATCTTTGCGGTAATGTTTATTGCAGGCATGGTTTTTTATGAAAAGCATGGGCTGGATACTATAAGTTCCCTTGTCGGAGGAGCTCTTGCGGGTTTCGGTTTTTCTTTCATGTTTGTATCGCTTATAGGAGGCGTGCAGTTTGCACTTGGAGGAGGAATCTCAGCCATCGGGTGGGATCAGGTAATTTCAGCAGTTGCGGCTTCCATGATTGCAAGCGTCGTAATGCTCAAAACACTCTTCTATAAACTTCAAAATCACTCTTACTGA
- a CDS encoding ATP-grasp domain-containing protein, with protein MKILIAEFAVGTDIEKSLIPEGAAMLKTLAESFVHLGHEVYYPSAGTKISAGTCIESKAENFTQVIERKAKGCDAGLIIAPDSMLPELNEVLEENTVNLGCSPGSAACCADKLMCTEILTKAGIKAPEIAKKAEEGKKYVTKPRFGCGAEATYLVTEFENKEEIIASEYVEGETLSVSLIAGKKPLPLTVNRQFIEFGEKEAKTRENGKAASPGIKYNGSLTPYQTPRQDELYETAISTVKCLDCFGYVGVDIILADLPYIVDVNPRPTASLFGISHVMREEIGDLLLKNKFGELPDSIHIEGEYRFSKDALSELFGKV; from the coding sequence ATGAAAATCCTGATTGCGGAATTTGCTGTCGGTACGGACATTGAAAAGTCCCTTATCCCTGAGGGAGCTGCTATGCTAAAAACCCTTGCGGAAAGCTTTGTTCATCTTGGGCATGAGGTATACTATCCGTCAGCAGGTACAAAAATCAGTGCAGGCACATGCATTGAATCTAAAGCCGAAAACTTCACGCAGGTAATCGAGAGAAAAGCAAAGGGCTGTGATGCAGGACTGATCATTGCACCTGATTCTATGCTTCCTGAGTTGAATGAAGTTCTTGAAGAAAATACTGTAAATCTGGGGTGTTCACCCGGATCGGCAGCCTGCTGTGCTGATAAGTTGATGTGCACGGAAATCCTGACGAAAGCAGGAATTAAAGCTCCTGAGATCGCAAAAAAGGCTGAAGAAGGCAAAAAGTATGTTACAAAACCCAGGTTTGGCTGCGGTGCAGAGGCGACATACCTTGTCACGGAGTTTGAGAATAAAGAAGAAATCATTGCAAGCGAGTATGTTGAAGGAGAAACTCTGAGCGTAAGCCTTATCGCAGGAAAAAAACCGCTTCCACTTACTGTAAACCGTCAGTTTATAGAGTTTGGTGAGAAAGAAGCCAAGACCAGAGAAAATGGGAAAGCTGCATCACCCGGCATAAAATACAATGGAAGCCTGACTCCTTACCAGACTCCGAGACAAGACGAACTCTATGAAACCGCGATCTCCACAGTCAAGTGCCTTGACTGTTTCGGGTATGTGGGTGTAGACATCATACTTGCTGACCTTCCGTATATAGTGGATGTAAACCCAAGGCCTACGGCTTCGCTTTTTGGAATTAGCCATGTTATGCGAGAAGAAATCGGAGACCTGCTTTTAAAAAATAAGTTTGGAGAACTGCCTGATTCGATACATATTGAGGGAGAATACCGCTTTTCAAAGGATGCACTGAGCGAGCTTTTCGGAAAGGTTTGA
- a CDS encoding hydantoinase/oxoprolinase family protein, giving the protein MNSKVIGLDIGGANTKLASSDGAIVELHYLPLWKNTKLPEVLKEIAQRLQPEKVAVVMTGELADCFEDKEQGIRFIKSCVDSAFGLSKVSYINSTGRFQSETDDIRELAAANWAASAGLIGKEIGDCIFVDVGSTTSDIIPILSGEHKAGLTDFERLVRNELVYAGTLRTNLAALLEKVKLESGWCRTASELFATTADAYLLLGKIDENMYTCETADGAGRSKTDAMRRLARLVCADLSEIREEEIYEIAAQVKEKQISILAEAISEVAEKNGLKRIAAAGLGEFLIKEAAEKLGFECISVSDHWGEDISKVFPAYAAARLLAKPF; this is encoded by the coding sequence ATGAATTCAAAGGTTATCGGGCTTGATATTGGAGGAGCAAATACTAAACTTGCCTCCTCGGACGGAGCGATTGTAGAACTGCACTATTTGCCCCTCTGGAAAAACACAAAGCTTCCGGAAGTTTTAAAGGAAATTGCACAGCGGTTGCAGCCCGAAAAGGTTGCTGTTGTTATGACCGGTGAACTTGCAGATTGCTTTGAAGACAAGGAACAGGGCATCCGCTTTATAAAGTCATGTGTTGATTCTGCTTTTGGGCTCTCAAAAGTGTCTTATATAAACAGTACCGGAAGGTTCCAGAGCGAAACTGATGATATAAGGGAGCTTGCTGCTGCCAACTGGGCAGCTTCAGCCGGATTGATAGGAAAAGAAATAGGAGACTGTATTTTTGTGGATGTGGGAAGCACCACAAGCGACATTATCCCTATCCTGTCAGGAGAACATAAAGCCGGACTTACTGACTTTGAGCGGCTGGTAAGAAACGAACTCGTATACGCAGGCACTCTCCGGACAAACCTTGCCGCACTCCTCGAAAAAGTAAAACTTGAAAGTGGCTGGTGCAGGACAGCTTCCGAACTTTTTGCTACAACTGCGGACGCCTATCTCCTGCTTGGAAAAATTGATGAAAATATGTACACATGCGAGACCGCTGATGGCGCAGGCAGGAGCAAAACCGATGCTATGCGAAGGCTTGCAAGACTGGTATGTGCAGACCTTTCCGAAATCCGGGAAGAAGAAATCTACGAAATTGCGGCCCAGGTAAAAGAAAAACAAATCTCTATCCTTGCTGAGGCAATTTCCGAAGTTGCGGAAAAGAACGGACTTAAAAGAATCGCAGCTGCAGGCCTTGGGGAGTTTCTGATAAAGGAAGCCGCAGAAAAGCTTGGCTTCGAATGCATCTCAGTATCCGACCACTGGGGTGAAGATATCTCAAAAGTCTTTCCTGCATATGCGGCTGCCAGGCTGCTTGCCAAGCCTTTTTAA
- a CDS encoding amino acid kinase, giving the protein MRVVIKIGGSLIKEAPELVDRLVKEFGSGSRKIPEETCISEGLPYSVLIVPGGGVFADAVRKTDESFSLSADAAHWMAILGMEQYACYLKDKSHALGVASIASLPQGVSVLFPYRLLRTEDPLPHTWDVTSDTIAAWVAKQIGATLIKATDVDGILRDGKLVREISAVSYIGSRESCIDFALPEFLQKKRMECLIVNGKFPERVVQAVYGKSVLGTVVKGNI; this is encoded by the coding sequence ATGAGAGTGGTAATTAAAATAGGGGGAAGCCTTATTAAAGAGGCTCCCGAGCTTGTGGACAGGCTTGTAAAGGAATTTGGCTCAGGAAGCCGGAAAATTCCAGAGGAAACGTGTATATCCGAAGGACTTCCTTATTCCGTTTTAATAGTACCCGGAGGAGGAGTTTTTGCTGATGCCGTAAGGAAAACTGATGAGAGCTTTTCCCTTAGTGCCGATGCAGCTCACTGGATGGCTATACTGGGTATGGAGCAATATGCCTGCTATCTTAAGGATAAAAGCCATGCGCTGGGCGTAGCTTCGATAGCCAGTCTGCCTCAGGGTGTTTCTGTTCTTTTCCCATACAGGCTACTGAGAACGGAGGATCCTCTGCCTCATACCTGGGACGTGACCTCCGATACTATTGCGGCCTGGGTTGCAAAGCAGATTGGGGCAACCTTAATAAAGGCCACGGACGTGGACGGTATATTAAGAGATGGTAAATTAGTCAGGGAAATTTCTGCTGTCAGCTATATAGGAAGTCGCGAAAGCTGTATTGATTTTGCCCTACCGGAATTTCTCCAGAAAAAACGAATGGAGTGCCTGATTGTAAACGGAAAATTTCCGGAGAGGGTAGTTCAGGCCGTGTATGGGAAGTCCGTGCTCGGTACTGTGGTAAAGGGGAATATTTAA
- a CDS encoding zinc finger domain-containing protein translates to MSAQKVEYCTSCGIRLVEKGYVKFPCPQCGSEIGRCGSCRQQGNVYTCPKCGYKAP, encoded by the coding sequence ATGTCAGCACAAAAAGTTGAGTACTGTACGTCATGCGGAATTCGCCTCGTAGAAAAGGGTTATGTAAAGTTTCCCTGCCCACAGTGCGGATCGGAAATCGGAAGATGTGGAAGCTGCAGGCAGCAGGGTAACGTATACACCTGCCCCAAATGCGGATATAAGGCACCCTGA
- a CDS encoding elongation factor 1-beta has translation MGDVAAKIKIMPESVDTDLAELKEKIKSVIPAGADLYGDIVEEPIAFGLKALIVTLIVNDEEGGTEPAEEAFAKVSGVENVQVIDVNRF, from the coding sequence ATGGGTGATGTTGCAGCAAAGATTAAGATTATGCCAGAGAGCGTTGACACTGACCTTGCAGAGCTGAAAGAGAAAATAAAAAGCGTAATTCCAGCAGGGGCCGACCTTTACGGAGATATTGTTGAAGAGCCGATTGCTTTTGGTTTGAAGGCCCTGATTGTGACATTAATTGTTAATGATGAAGAAGGCGGAACTGAGCCTGCAGAAGAAGCCTTTGCAAAAGTTTCCGGCGTTGAAAACGTCCAGGTTATTGACGTCAATCGTTTTTAA